One Streptomyces drozdowiczii DNA segment encodes these proteins:
- a CDS encoding VanZ family protein, with protein sequence MRQGTDGQAVIRFRAFGVSLLLAHLLLVGWLTLRPLDVPWMNAANLSPFAGIRADLSLGPAAAFRRIGGGLLLLAPLGVLLPMAGGRLYVSPWLSLARTVAAGSLISLAIELGQTGVPGQVVDVDSLFLNTAGVALAHVLVVPACRARLRRRGGAAGAHAVARRGHEAPQGSIPQVAQSSIPQGSTPTISGVGMAP encoded by the coding sequence GTGCGTCAAGGTACGGACGGCCAGGCCGTCATCCGCTTCCGCGCGTTCGGGGTGTCGCTGCTCCTCGCGCATCTGCTGCTCGTCGGGTGGCTCACCCTGCGTCCGCTGGACGTGCCGTGGATGAACGCCGCCAACCTCTCGCCCTTCGCCGGCATCAGGGCCGATCTGTCGCTGGGCCCCGCCGCCGCGTTCCGCCGGATCGGCGGCGGGCTGCTGCTCCTGGCGCCGCTGGGCGTGCTGCTCCCGATGGCCGGGGGCCGGCTGTACGTGTCCCCGTGGCTCTCGCTGGCCCGTACGGTCGCGGCCGGCTCCCTGATCTCGCTGGCCATCGAGCTGGGGCAGACCGGGGTGCCCGGCCAGGTGGTGGACGTGGACTCGCTGTTCCTGAACACGGCGGGCGTCGCCCTCGCGCACGTCCTGGTGGTGCCCGCGTGCCGGGCGCGGCTGCGGCGGCGCGGCGGAGCGGCTGGGGCGCATGCGGTGGCGCGGAGGGGGCACGAGGCCCCGCAAGGCTCGATCCCCCAGGTCGCTCAGAGTTCGATCCCTCAGGGTTCGACCCCGACGATTTCCGGGGTCGGGATGGCCCCGTAG
- a CDS encoding PspC domain-containing protein: protein MAALARPRDGRMLGGVCAALARRFDTSARTMRIIFLVSCLLPGPQFLLYLALWLLLPQEGSSSSTAW, encoded by the coding sequence ATGGCCGCACTTGCCCGCCCCCGTGACGGACGCATGCTCGGCGGAGTGTGCGCAGCGCTGGCGCGGCGTTTCGACACGTCGGCGAGGACCATGCGCATCATCTTCCTGGTCTCGTGCCTGCTGCCGGGCCCGCAGTTCCTGCTCTATCTGGCGCTGTGGCTGCTGCTGCCGCAGGAGGGGTCGTCGTCCTCGACCGCCTGGTAG
- a CDS encoding adenosine deaminase, with protein MMSPTLNVPGPDQIRRAPKVLLHDHLDGGLRPGTIVDLAAAIGYDALPENEPDKLGIWFREAADSGSLERYLETFAHTCAVMQTRDALVRVAAECAEDLAADGVVYAEVRYAPEQHLEAGLTLEEVVEAVNEGFREGERRARQDGNRIRVGALLTAMRHAARSLEIAELANRYRDQGVVGFDIAGAEAGFPPTRHLDAFEYLKRENNHFTIHAGEAFGLPSIWQAIQWCGADRLGHGVRIIDDIEVAEDGSVKLGRLASYVRDKRIPLEMCPTSNLQTGAASSYAEHPIGLLRKLHFRATVNTDNRLMSGTSMSQEFEKLTEAFGYTLDDMQWFTVNGMKSAFIPFDERLAMINDVIKPGYAELKSEWLFEQTAATSVSSSPAG; from the coding sequence ATGATGAGCCCGACCCTCAACGTGCCCGGCCCGGACCAGATCCGGCGCGCCCCCAAGGTCCTTCTGCACGACCACCTCGACGGCGGTCTGCGGCCCGGAACGATCGTCGATCTCGCGGCGGCGATCGGCTACGACGCGCTTCCCGAGAACGAGCCCGACAAACTCGGCATCTGGTTCCGGGAGGCGGCGGACTCCGGTTCGCTGGAGCGGTATCTGGAGACGTTCGCCCACACCTGCGCGGTCATGCAGACCCGTGACGCGCTGGTCCGGGTCGCCGCCGAGTGCGCCGAGGACCTGGCCGCCGACGGGGTCGTCTACGCCGAGGTGCGGTACGCCCCCGAGCAGCATCTGGAGGCCGGGCTGACCCTCGAAGAGGTGGTCGAGGCCGTCAACGAGGGCTTCCGCGAGGGCGAGCGGCGGGCCCGGCAGGACGGCAACCGCATCCGCGTCGGCGCCCTGCTCACCGCCATGCGGCACGCCGCGCGCTCCCTGGAGATCGCGGAGCTGGCCAACCGCTACCGGGACCAGGGCGTCGTCGGCTTCGACATCGCGGGCGCCGAGGCCGGGTTCCCTCCCACCCGGCACCTGGACGCCTTCGAGTACCTCAAGCGCGAGAACAACCACTTCACGATCCACGCGGGCGAGGCGTTCGGGCTGCCGTCGATCTGGCAGGCCATCCAGTGGTGCGGCGCCGACCGGCTCGGGCACGGGGTCCGGATCATCGACGACATCGAGGTCGCGGAGGACGGCTCCGTGAAGCTGGGCCGGCTCGCCTCGTACGTACGGGACAAGCGCATCCCCCTGGAGATGTGCCCGACGTCCAACCTCCAGACCGGGGCCGCGTCCTCGTACGCGGAGCACCCCATCGGGCTGCTCCGCAAGCTGCACTTCCGGGCCACCGTCAACACCGACAACCGGCTGATGAGCGGCACGAGCATGAGCCAGGAATTCGAGAAGCTGACCGAGGCTTTCGGATACACGCTCGATGACATGCAGTGGTTCACCGTCAATGGAATGAAGTCCGCATTCATTCCTTTCGATGAACGTCTGGCGATGATCAATGACGTCATCAAGCCCGGATACGCCGAGCTGAAGTCCGAATGGCTTTTCGAGCAGACCGCTGCGACCAGCGTGTCTTCCTCGCCGGCCGGCTGA
- a CDS encoding alpha/beta hydrolase, translated as MVLLLPDGEPHSHRRPSALSHARLLPLARALAHAGRADGLTAHVVRYRCRGWNEDDAHLAADAEWAVDEAVRRYGDVPLCLAGHGMGARAALRAGGHPAVGAVLAMAPWLPGDPSADPEPVKHLVGRPVLLVHGTNDSRCAPDLSFRLAERAKKANRDTCRFEVHSDGHALRQHRTEVAALAADFVRGTLFGHAYARPVTDALAAPPPLGLRMPLAVGFGESLGVG; from the coding sequence GTGGTCCTGCTGCTCCCGGACGGCGAGCCGCACTCGCATCGCCGCCCCTCCGCCCTCTCCCACGCCCGCCTCCTCCCGCTGGCCCGCGCCCTGGCCCACGCGGGCCGCGCCGACGGCCTCACGGCCCATGTGGTGCGCTACCGCTGCCGCGGCTGGAACGAGGACGACGCCCACCTCGCGGCGGACGCGGAGTGGGCGGTGGACGAGGCCGTACGCCGCTACGGCGACGTCCCCCTCTGCCTGGCCGGCCACGGCATGGGCGCCCGGGCGGCCCTGCGCGCGGGCGGCCACCCGGCGGTCGGCGCGGTCCTGGCCATGGCCCCCTGGCTCCCCGGCGACCCGTCCGCCGACCCCGAACCGGTCAAGCACCTGGTGGGCCGCCCCGTCCTGCTGGTCCACGGCACCAACGACAGCCGCTGCGCCCCGGACCTCTCCTTCCGCCTGGCCGAACGCGCCAAGAAGGCCAACCGCGACACCTGCCGCTTCGAGGTCCACTCGGACGGCCACGCGCTACGCCAACACCGCACCGAAGTCGCGGCCCTGGCAGCCGACTTCGTACGCGGCACACTGTTCGGCCACGCATACGCCCGCCCGGTGACGGACGCACTGGCGGCCCCGCCGCCGCTGGGGCTGCGCATGCCGCTGGCGGTGGGGTTCGGGGAGTCGTTGGGGGTGGGGTGA
- a CDS encoding LysR family transcriptional regulator, translating into MAHQRSSQPRLSPSSYNEDIRAYEEDIRAVLAPRLAYFEAVARHEHVTRAAQELGVPQSTLSRAMVRLEDDLGVALFARKGRTVSLTPAGRTFLGSAERALAEVEQAADSVRADADPTAGKVAFGFLHTLGSETVPALIRAFRADHPRVRFQLVQNYGEAMIERLRAGGLDLCLTSPVPDAPDLVTRRLDEQRLRLVVPEDHPLATRRRIRLAEAADETFVTLEPGYGLRRITDDLCAAAGFVPRVAFEGEEAETLRGLVAAGLGVALLPPPAVARPGVVELTVTAPRAVREIGVAWLDGHPDTPPVAAFKKFLLGRRGSLLPG; encoded by the coding sequence ATGGCGCATCAACGCAGCTCACAGCCTCGGCTGTCACCGAGCAGTTACAACGAAGATATTCGCGCGTACGAAGAAGACATCCGCGCGGTCCTCGCGCCGCGCCTCGCGTACTTCGAGGCGGTCGCCCGCCACGAGCACGTGACGCGCGCCGCGCAGGAGCTGGGCGTCCCGCAGTCCACGCTCTCGCGCGCGATGGTGAGGCTGGAGGACGACCTCGGCGTCGCCCTGTTCGCGCGCAAGGGCCGCACGGTGTCCCTGACCCCGGCCGGCCGCACCTTCCTCGGCTCGGCCGAGCGCGCCCTCGCCGAGGTGGAGCAGGCCGCCGACTCGGTACGCGCCGACGCCGACCCCACCGCGGGCAAGGTGGCCTTCGGCTTCCTCCACACGCTGGGCTCCGAGACCGTCCCCGCCCTGATCCGCGCCTTCCGGGCCGACCACCCCCGGGTCCGCTTCCAGCTCGTCCAGAACTACGGCGAGGCCATGATCGAACGCCTCCGCGCCGGCGGCCTCGACCTCTGCCTGACCTCCCCGGTCCCGGACGCCCCCGACCTGGTCACCCGCCGCCTCGACGAACAACGCCTCCGCCTGGTCGTGCCCGAGGACCACCCCCTGGCCACCCGCCGCCGCATCCGCCTCGCCGAAGCGGCCGACGAAACGTTCGTCACCCTGGAACCCGGCTACGGCCTCCGCCGCATCACGGACGACCTCTGCGCGGCAGCGGGCTTCGTCCCCCGGGTCGCCTTCGAGGGCGAGGAGGCGGAAACGCTGCGCGGCCTGGTGGCGGCGGGCCTGGGCGTGGCCCTCCTGCCCCCGCCCGCGGTGGCCCGCCCGGGCGTGGTGGAACTGACGGTGACGGCGCCGAGAGCGGTGCGCGAGATCGGCGTGGCGTGGCTGGACGGGCACCCGGACACCCCGCCGGTGGCGGCGTTCAAGAAGTTCCTGCTGGGGAGGCGGGGGAGTTTGCTGCCGGGGTGA
- a CDS encoding MFS transporter, which translates to MPPASTGASTLTVAASTQSSPVTDTTDRLAPGRPGYRRMSFALFAAGVATFALLYSTQALLPAVSASFGATAGQASWTVSAATGALALCVLPMSALSERFGRRQMMTASLVIAVTVGLFVPFAPSLGWLIALRAVQGAALAGLPASAMAYLAEEVRPKALVAAIGLFVAGNSIGGMSGRILTGWIAQLWGWRAALGAVGLLAVACAVVFHFMIPRARNFTPGTLNPKALARTVGSHLANPLLRRLYAIGALFMTVFGAVYTVIGYRLVEAPFNLPQGIVGSIFLVYLVGTVSSAAAGRLVARLGRRGALYLAVSTTAAGLLLSLGDRLAAVLLGLVLITAGFFAGHAVASSSVSRTATTGRAQASALYQSAYYLGSSAGGTLGAVAFHAGGWAGTVALGLLAVLGVVSITLYGTRAARAERLRPAAVAPVQN; encoded by the coding sequence ATGCCTCCCGCCAGTACCGGGGCGTCCACCCTCACCGTGGCCGCCTCGACCCAGTCGTCCCCCGTCACCGACACCACCGACCGGCTCGCACCCGGGCGCCCCGGCTACCGCCGGATGAGCTTCGCCCTCTTCGCCGCCGGTGTCGCGACGTTCGCGCTCCTCTACTCCACGCAGGCGCTGCTGCCCGCCGTCTCCGCGTCCTTCGGCGCGACGGCCGGGCAGGCGAGCTGGACGGTGTCCGCCGCGACCGGGGCGCTGGCACTGTGCGTGCTGCCGATGAGCGCGCTGTCCGAGCGGTTCGGGCGGCGGCAGATGATGACCGCCTCGCTGGTGATCGCGGTGACGGTCGGCCTGTTCGTGCCGTTCGCCCCCTCGCTGGGCTGGCTGATCGCGCTGCGCGCGGTCCAGGGCGCCGCGCTCGCCGGACTGCCCGCCTCCGCGATGGCGTACCTGGCGGAGGAGGTGCGGCCCAAGGCGCTCGTCGCCGCGATCGGGCTGTTCGTGGCCGGCAACAGCATCGGCGGCATGAGCGGTCGCATCCTCACCGGCTGGATCGCGCAGCTGTGGGGCTGGCGGGCGGCGCTCGGCGCGGTCGGGCTGCTGGCCGTGGCCTGCGCGGTCGTCTTCCACTTCATGATCCCGCGCGCCCGGAACTTCACCCCGGGCACGCTGAACCCGAAGGCGCTCGCGCGTACCGTCGGTTCGCACCTCGCCAACCCGCTGCTGCGGCGGCTGTACGCGATCGGCGCGCTGTTCATGACGGTGTTCGGGGCCGTGTACACGGTCATCGGATACCGGCTGGTCGAGGCCCCGTTCAACCTGCCGCAGGGCATCGTCGGTTCGATCTTCCTCGTGTACCTGGTCGGCACGGTCTCCTCCGCCGCCGCCGGACGGCTGGTCGCCCGGCTGGGGCGGCGGGGCGCGCTGTACCTCGCGGTCTCGACCACGGCCGCCGGGCTGCTGCTCTCGCTGGGCGACCGGCTGGCCGCCGTGCTCCTCGGCCTGGTGCTGATCACGGCCGGCTTCTTCGCCGGGCACGCGGTCGCCTCCTCCTCGGTGAGCCGTACGGCGACGACCGGCCGCGCCCAGGCGTCGGCGCTGTACCAGTCGGCGTACTACCTCGGCTCCAGCGCGGGCGGCACGCTCGGAGCGGTGGCCTTCCACGCCGGCGGCTGGGCGGGCACGGTCGCGCTGGGACTGCTCGCGGTCCTCGGAGTCGTATCCATCACGCTGTACGGGACGCGGGCCGCCCGCGCCGAACGGCTGCGGCCCGCCGCCGTGGCGCCCGTACAGAACTGA
- a CDS encoding L,D-transpeptidase family protein gives MRNIRGITGVRARRGLVLSVAGLTAIPAFVLGTGTAAQAASCTTSTGPYQKQVEKYLHLKVDGKQSSADCAKIRSFQSTYGVTPTIGYAGPVTWRTMQTLTAQKAAGKNPNKAGKCPTNKGRIACVDLTRQISWIQDGKKLKFGPVPVRTGRDKYETRTGAKKIYWRHKNHVSSLYNVSMPYSQFFDGGQAFHAVGVKMWNPPGSHGCVNMRTSDAKSYWNLLKNGDDVYVYGRKPGT, from the coding sequence ATGCGGAACATACGGGGCATTACGGGCGTACGGGCGCGGCGGGGACTCGTCCTGTCCGTCGCGGGTCTGACCGCGATACCGGCGTTCGTCCTCGGTACGGGCACCGCCGCGCAGGCGGCGTCCTGCACGACGTCCACGGGCCCGTACCAGAAGCAGGTGGAGAAGTACCTGCACCTGAAGGTGGACGGCAAGCAGTCTTCGGCGGACTGCGCGAAGATCCGGTCGTTCCAGAGCACGTACGGGGTCACTCCGACCATCGGTTACGCGGGACCGGTCACCTGGCGCACGATGCAGACGCTCACCGCGCAGAAGGCGGCCGGCAAGAACCCGAACAAGGCCGGGAAGTGCCCGACCAACAAGGGGCGCATCGCCTGCGTCGACCTGACGCGGCAGATCAGCTGGATCCAGGACGGCAAGAAGCTGAAGTTCGGGCCGGTGCCGGTGCGGACGGGGCGGGACAAGTACGAGACGCGGACGGGCGCCAAGAAGATCTACTGGCGCCACAAGAACCATGTGTCGTCCCTCTACAACGTGTCCATGCCGTACTCGCAGTTCTTCGACGGCGGCCAGGCGTTCCACGCGGTCGGCGTGAAGATGTGGAATCCGCCGGGGTCGCACGGTTGCGTCAACATGCGCACCTCGGACGCGAAGTCATACTGGAATTTGTTGAAGAACGGCGACGACGTCTACGTGTACGGCCGCAAGCCGGGGACCTGA
- a CDS encoding sigma-70 family RNA polymerase sigma factor, with amino-acid sequence MSELTAAAAGPGAPGDIDSRLEGHRVELTGYCYRMLGSAFEAEDAVQDTLVRAWRSFDKFEGRSSLRSWLYRIATNVCLDMLNAGKRRARPVDLTGPTPLAQAALNPLPENTWLEPMPDGRIIPTTDDPAEAAVARESVRLAFVAALQHLPPKQRAVLILREVLAWKAAEVAELLGTSVASVNSALQRARATLTDHESVAADAADPLDAEQTALLERYVAAFEGYDMKALTALLHEDAVMTMPPFDLWLRGHDDITGFMTSLGAGCAGSRLLATSANGTPAFAHYKPNPEGPGFVPWALQVIDIQGGAITGMHCFLDADRWFPLFGLPGRLGAA; translated from the coding sequence ATGAGTGAACTGACAGCGGCGGCAGCGGGTCCCGGCGCGCCGGGCGACATCGACAGCCGTCTGGAAGGGCACCGGGTCGAGCTGACCGGTTACTGCTACCGGATGCTCGGCTCGGCGTTCGAGGCGGAGGACGCGGTCCAGGACACGCTGGTACGGGCCTGGCGCAGCTTCGACAAGTTCGAGGGCCGGTCCTCGCTGCGGTCCTGGCTGTACCGCATCGCGACCAACGTCTGCCTCGACATGCTGAACGCGGGCAAGCGGCGGGCCCGGCCGGTCGATCTGACCGGGCCGACGCCGCTCGCGCAGGCCGCGCTCAACCCGCTGCCGGAGAACACCTGGCTGGAGCCGATGCCGGACGGCCGGATCATCCCGACGACCGACGATCCGGCGGAGGCGGCGGTGGCGCGCGAGTCGGTGCGCCTCGCGTTCGTCGCGGCGCTCCAGCACCTGCCGCCGAAGCAGCGCGCGGTGCTCATCCTGCGCGAGGTGCTGGCGTGGAAGGCCGCGGAGGTCGCGGAGCTGCTCGGCACCTCGGTCGCCTCGGTCAACAGCGCCCTCCAGCGGGCCCGGGCGACCCTGACCGACCACGAGTCCGTGGCGGCGGACGCGGCGGACCCCCTGGACGCGGAGCAGACGGCCCTGCTCGAACGGTACGTGGCGGCCTTCGAGGGCTACGACATGAAGGCGCTGACCGCCCTCCTCCACGAGGACGCGGTGATGACGATGCCGCCGTTCGACCTGTGGCTCCGGGGCCACGACGACATCACGGGCTTCATGACGTCCCTGGGCGCGGGCTGCGCCGGCTCCCGCCTGCTGGCGACCTCCGCCAACGGCACCCCGGCCTTCGCGCACTACAAGCCGAATCCGGAGGGCCCGGGCTTCGTCCCCTGGGCGCTCCAGGTCATCGACATCCAGGGCGGGGCGATCACGGGGATGCACTGCTTCCTGGACGCGGACCGCTGGTTCCCGCTGTTCGGGCTGCCGGGGCGGTTGGGGGCGGCCTGA
- a CDS encoding DUF4265 domain-containing protein gives MNANVQFITHDTPAVRPDRAQIAQVDLAPFGLPNLMEQVWLKSIGGEEYEMCCLPFRVYGLALGDVVRLDLTSRIVSRIKRRSGNRVFRLFFPVSIADREFRSVKRTIVSRIENSGLLAEWSGPRHVAIDVPVSGSIDSVWEVVRENEGVILWEWADVEEFRAE, from the coding sequence GTGAATGCAAACGTCCAATTCATCACCCATGATACGCCGGCTGTTCGACCGGATCGAGCGCAGATCGCCCAAGTGGATCTGGCTCCCTTTGGGTTACCGAATCTCATGGAGCAAGTCTGGCTCAAGTCGATTGGTGGTGAGGAGTACGAAATGTGCTGCCTTCCCTTTCGAGTGTACGGTTTGGCTCTCGGGGATGTTGTCAGGCTTGACTTGACATCTCGAATTGTTTCAAGAATTAAAAGGCGGTCTGGTAATCGCGTCTTCCGTCTTTTCTTCCCGGTGTCGATCGCTGATCGCGAGTTTCGCTCTGTCAAGCGGACGATTGTGTCGAGAATTGAGAATTCCGGATTGTTGGCGGAATGGAGCGGGCCTCGCCATGTCGCTATCGATGTGCCGGTGAGTGGGTCAATTGATTCTGTGTGGGAGGTTGTGCGCGAAAATGAAGGCGTGATTCTGTGGGAGTGGGCGGATGTCGAAGAGTTTCGTGCGGAATGA
- a CDS encoding NucA/NucB deoxyribonuclease domain-containing protein translates to MHEIDSAAHAPQAANFQRAVAGGAPAIVTKRAGGEAATRAARRQAQAHAPRPRRFAANAIWEEYPFASTVEGGRGATLTLSPGSIKSSHGAALKNFYRDAGVDVGDQFLVRVR, encoded by the coding sequence GTGCATGAGATCGATTCAGCGGCGCACGCGCCGCAGGCGGCCAACTTCCAGCGGGCAGTGGCAGGCGGAGCTCCAGCCATTGTGACGAAGAGAGCTGGAGGGGAGGCAGCGACCAGGGCGGCGCGGCGCCAGGCGCAGGCACACGCACCTCGCCCACGGCGGTTCGCAGCGAATGCAATTTGGGAAGAGTATCCTTTTGCCTCGACTGTTGAGGGAGGGCGGGGCGCCACGCTCACTCTTTCCCCTGGATCAATCAAATCCAGCCACGGTGCGGCCCTGAAGAATTTCTATCGAGATGCCGGGGTTGATGTCGGCGATCAGTTCCTGGTCAGAGTCCGATGA
- a CDS encoding NUDIX domain-containing protein has translation MARTEYYDDPNAPKPNSMVVAAFAVVTDGHGRILLQRRRDNDLWALPGGGMDLTDSLPGTAVRKVKEETGLDIEITGLVGTYTGPKHIIAYTDGEVRRRFNVCFTARITDGRLEISDESTELRFVPPEEIEQLTMHHTQRLRLQHFLEHREKPYLG, from the coding sequence GTGGCCCGCACCGAGTACTACGACGACCCGAACGCACCCAAACCGAACAGCATGGTCGTCGCCGCATTCGCCGTCGTCACCGACGGCCACGGCCGCATCCTCCTCCAGCGCCGCCGCGACAACGACCTATGGGCACTGCCCGGCGGCGGCATGGACCTCACCGACTCCCTGCCAGGCACAGCCGTCCGCAAAGTCAAGGAAGAAACCGGCCTCGACATCGAGATCACCGGCCTGGTCGGCACCTACACCGGCCCGAAACACATCATCGCCTACACCGACGGCGAGGTCCGCCGCCGGTTCAACGTCTGCTTCACCGCCCGCATCACGGACGGCCGACTGGAGATCTCCGACGAGTCCACCGAACTCCGGTTCGTACCGCCGGAAGAGATCGAGCAGTTGACGATGCACCACACCCAACGACTCAGGCTCCAGCACTTCCTGGAACACCGCGAAAAGCCGTACCTGGGCTGA